In a genomic window of Sarcophilus harrisii chromosome 4, mSarHar1.11, whole genome shotgun sequence:
- the PHB gene encoding prohibitin, with translation MAAKLFEAVGKFGLGLAVVGGVVNSALYNVDAGHRAVIFDRFRGVQDIVVGEGTHFLIPWVQKPIIFDCRSRPRNVPVITGSKDLQNVNITLRILFRPVANQLPRIFTSIGEDYDERVLPSITTEILKSVVARFDAGELITQRELVSRQVSDDLTERAATFGLILDDVSLTHLTFGKEFTEAVEAKQVAQQEAERARFVVEKAEQQKKAAIISAEGDSKAAELIANSLATAGDGLIELRKLEAAEDIAYQLSRSRNITYLPAGQSVLLQLPQ, from the exons ATGGCTGCTAAACTGTTTGAAGCTGTTGGCAAGTTTGGCCTGGGCTTAGCTGTTGTAGGAGGAGTTGTCAACTCTGCCTTATATAATG tGGACGCTGGCCACAGAGCTGTCATCTTTGATAGGTTTCGTGGAGTCCAAGACATTGTTGTAGGGGAAGGGACTCATTTTCTCATCCCATGGGTACAGAAACCAATTATTTTTGACTGCCGTTCCCGGCCACGGAATGTCCCAGTAATCACTGGTAGCAAGG ATTTACAGAATGTCAATATCACTCTTCGTATTCTCTTCCGACCTGTCGCCAATCAGCTGCCCCGAATCTTCACCAGCATCGGCGAGGACTACGACGAGCGGGTGCTGCCATCCATCACCACTGAGATCCTCAAGTCAGTGGTG GCTCGATTTGATGCTGGAGAATTGATTACCCAGAGAGAACTGGTCTCCAGGCAAGTGAGTGATGACCTCACAGAGCGAGCTGCAACCTTTGGGCTCATCCTAGATGATGTTTCTTTG ACGCATCTGACCTTTGGGAAGGAGTTCACGGAGGCAGTAGAAGCCAAACAGGTGGCTCAGCAGGAAGCAGAGAGGGCCAGATTTGTAGTGGAAAAG gCTGAGCAACAGAAGAAAGCAGCCATCATCTCAGCAGAGGGTGACTCCAAAGCAGCCGAGCTGATTGCCAATTCACTGGCCACTGCAGGAGATGGCCTAATAGAGCTTCGTAAGCTGGAAGCCGCAGAGGACATCGCATACCAGCTTTCCCGTTCTCGAAACATCACCTACCTGCCTGCTGGACAGTCAGTGCTCCTCCAGCTTCCCCAGTGA